The following proteins come from a genomic window of Ammospiza nelsoni isolate bAmmNel1 chromosome 6, bAmmNel1.pri, whole genome shotgun sequence:
- the FAM98B gene encoding protein FAM98B, whose protein sequence is MKELPPGPGMESDILDALEALGYTGALLEEEALKKAAENGLSSPEFFELCIWLGSQIKSLCNMEESITATDGVKDVESFQLEISGFLREMACPYTSLVSGDIKDRLREKEDCLKLLLFLSTELQALKILQSKKVKGSHLEKHNEIIQEMQTICEALGLPNSSSSGIPPLLTSVEQKVKDILSKVKNNHVGKSLLTKPLNSDQVERLEKINDALCSEYECRRRMLMKRLDVTVQSFGWSDRAKVKTDEIARIYQPKRHALSPKSTISLAHLLAAREDLSKIIRTSSGSTREKTACAINKVLMGRVPDRGGRPTEIEPPPPEMPPWQKRQEGGGRGGWGGGGGGRGNWGGGGGRGGGGGFRGGGRGGGGFQGGGGFQGGGGFQGGGGFQGGGGFQGGRGGYGGRGGYGDPYGGRGGGGYRRY, encoded by the exons ATGAAGGAGCTACCGCCGGGCCCGGGGATGGAGAGCGACATCTTGGACGCGCTGGAGGCCTTGGG GTACACGGGTGCCCTGTTGGAGGAGGAGGCCctgaaaaaagcagcagaaaatggattGTCTTCACCAGAATTTTTTGAGCTTTGCATTTGGTTAGGTTCCCAGATAAAGTCACTTTGTAATATGGAAGAAAGCATCACTGCAACAGATG GAGTGAAAGATGTAGAGAGCTTCCAGCTTGAAATTAGTGGCTTTCTGAGAGAAATGGCTTGTCCATATACATCACTGGTGTCTGGAGACATCAAAGACAGATtaagagagaaagaagattGTCTTAAACTCCTTT TATTTCTAAGTACAGAACTTCAGGCTTTAAAGATACTGCAGAGCAAGAAAGTTAAAGGCTCTCATTTGGAAAAGCACAATGAAATTATTCAGGAAATGCAAACTATTTGTGAAGCACTGGGTCTGCCAAACTCCTCATCTTCTGGTATTCCTCCCTTGTTAACCAGTGTGGAACAAAAG GTGAAGGACATTCTCTCCAAAGTTAAAAATAACCATGTGGGGAAATCACTGCTAACAAAACCTCTGAACTCTGACCAAGTG GAAAGATTGGAGAAGATCAATGATGCTCTTTGCAGTGAGTACGAGTGTCGGCGGCGGATGTTGATGAAGAGGCTCGATGTGACTGTGCAGTCTTTTGGCTGGTCTGATAGAGCAAAG GTAAAAACAGATGAGATAGCTCGGATCTATCAGCCCAAGCGCCACGCGCTGTCTCCCAAGTCCACCATTTCCCTGGCTCACCTTCTCGCTGCTCGCGAGGATTTGTCCAAGATCATAAGAACCAGCAGTGGCTCAACACGGGAGAAGACTGCCTGTGCTATCAACAAG GTTCTGATGGGGAGAGTCCCTGACCGTGGAGGCAGACCAACAGAGATTGAACCACCTCCTCCTGAAATGCCTCCATGGCAAAAAAGACAAGAAGGTGGTGGAAGAGGTGGCTGGGGGGGTGGTGGTGGAGGAAGGGGTAACTGGGGGGGTGGAGGGGgtagaggaggaggaggaggtttcAGAGGCGGTGGAAGAGGTGGGGGTGGCTTCCAGGGTGGGGGTGGCTTCCAGGGTGGGGGTGGCTTCCAGGGTGGGGGTGGCTTCCAGGGTGGAGGTGGCTTCCAGGGTGGCAGGGGAGGTTATGGTGGCAGGGGAGGCTATGGTGATCCCTATGGtggaaggggagggggaggatACCGAAGATACTGA